A single genomic interval of Desulfosoma caldarium harbors:
- a CDS encoding 4Fe-4S dicluster domain-containing protein — MDESLRERVMVRLERCVGCRSCELACRVAHSQSGTLWGAVMEEPKPRRRIFVEQAAESPAPFLCRHCEDAPCVRCCPTGALRFDETSGLVAYAVDRCIGCHACVMACPFGVVQPGRGDLFVVKCDRCEGRDRPACVEACPTRALVLETAFLVDRRRRAVGRFVEAARLDISEADLMAAGSAQSP; from the coding sequence ATGGACGAGAGCCTTCGAGAACGGGTAATGGTGCGGCTGGAACGGTGCGTGGGATGCCGTTCTTGTGAACTGGCCTGCCGCGTGGCGCATTCTCAAAGCGGCACGCTATGGGGCGCCGTCATGGAAGAGCCGAAACCGAGGCGCCGCATTTTCGTGGAACAGGCGGCGGAAAGTCCGGCCCCTTTTCTGTGCCGGCACTGTGAAGATGCGCCCTGTGTGCGATGTTGTCCCACGGGCGCTCTGCGCTTTGATGAAACCAGCGGTCTGGTAGCCTATGCAGTGGATCGGTGCATCGGCTGCCATGCCTGTGTCATGGCTTGTCCGTTCGGCGTGGTGCAACCGGGGCGCGGCGACCTTTTTGTGGTCAAATGCGACCGCTGCGAAGGAAGGGATCGGCCAGCCTGCGTGGAAGCTTGCCCCACAAGGGCGCTGGTCTTGGAAACGGCGTTTCTCGTGGATCGACGCCGCCGCGCCGTGGGCCGTTTTGTGGAAGCCGCGCGCCTGGACATTTCGGAGGCGGACCTAATGGCGGCGGGGAGCGCTCAAAGCCCATGA
- a CDS encoding 4Fe-4S dicluster domain-containing protein: protein MSPTLERQRRLVIDVEKCCGCFACAAACHEKFIQFEDEGPVRLYSAPRTCGALCDACQRACPVNAIDLQLENGTDERLTTSKLTWSVALIPCRKCGQMYTTEKLRRLLVEKLQATFESLGQPPDWIPLCPRCRRDEEAYRLRAATRTFQSF from the coding sequence ATGAGCCCAACGCTTGAGAGGCAACGCCGCCTGGTGATTGATGTGGAAAAGTGCTGTGGATGTTTTGCCTGCGCCGCGGCCTGCCATGAAAAATTCATTCAATTTGAGGATGAGGGACCGGTGCGTCTCTATTCGGCTCCACGAACCTGCGGAGCGCTCTGCGACGCCTGCCAAAGGGCTTGCCCCGTGAATGCCATTGATTTGCAGCTCGAGAACGGCACAGATGAGCGTCTCACGACGTCGAAGCTCACCTGGTCAGTGGCCCTCATTCCCTGCCGAAAATGCGGACAGATGTACACAACGGAAAAGCTTCGAAGACTCCTTGTGGAAAAATTGCAAGCGACGTTCGAATCCTTGGGCCAGCCGCCGGACTGGATCCCCCTGTGCCCTCGGTGCCGCCGCGATGAAGAAGCTTACCGATTGCGCGCCGCCACCCGCACATTTCAAAGCTTCTAA
- a CDS encoding aldehyde ferredoxin oxidoreductase family protein produces MGWMGKILRVDLTAGTTAGEPLDRSIAMDYVGGRGLGARMLLDEVAPTVDPFSPANKLIFLTGPLTGTGTPTGARYMVMTKSPLTGAITCSNAGGQFPTMLKKAGYDGIVFEGSSAEPVYLWIHEGAAELRSASHLWGKDTHETDRLLRQETFKDAKTAVIGPAGERRVLFASIMNDKDRAAGRSGVGAVMGSKNLKGVAVFGTAKVPVHDPPTFKALLKDIMAGFKQATQKGPLPLRVYGTAITSTATHNVGAYPTRNFQQGTFEHWKDIGGEVLTEKYLVRTKSCYSCPIACGRVTRVAEGPFQGEGEGPEYETVYALGSNCGVRDFAAVIKANYICNEMGMDTISAGATIACAMEMYERGILDERTIGRPLPFGDAEALVDMVQKTALREGFGNELAEGSLRLARRYGCPELAMVSKGQEFAGYEPRAEKGMGLAYATSPIGASHMRGDPAYIEILGVPVLVDPLTWEDKPQIVKDWQDVFALIDSAGLCVFFSVRNLVSKTTDIRPVRIMELLNAVTGADYTLKTLMDAAERIINTERLFLVKAGFDAKDDSLPPRMTHEPMPVGPAQGHVCELDKMLPIYYRLRGWDSSGRPTRELLQRLGLADA; encoded by the coding sequence ATGGGATGGATGGGAAAAATTCTTCGCGTCGATTTAACGGCCGGCACCACGGCCGGGGAACCTCTGGACCGGTCTATAGCTATGGACTATGTGGGCGGGCGCGGTCTCGGAGCCCGCATGCTTCTGGACGAGGTGGCCCCGACCGTGGATCCTTTTTCACCGGCCAACAAGCTCATCTTTCTCACAGGTCCACTCACAGGCACGGGAACGCCCACCGGAGCCCGTTACATGGTCATGACCAAATCGCCGCTCACGGGGGCGATCACCTGTTCCAACGCCGGCGGACAATTTCCCACCATGCTCAAAAAGGCGGGATATGACGGCATTGTCTTTGAGGGATCTTCTGCGGAACCCGTGTACCTGTGGATCCATGAAGGCGCAGCGGAACTGCGTTCCGCCTCACACCTGTGGGGCAAAGACACGCATGAAACAGACCGCCTTCTTCGGCAGGAAACTTTTAAGGACGCTAAGACGGCGGTCATCGGCCCGGCCGGAGAGCGCCGTGTTCTGTTTGCAAGCATCATGAACGACAAGGACCGAGCCGCGGGCCGTTCGGGCGTGGGCGCCGTCATGGGATCAAAGAACCTCAAAGGGGTCGCCGTGTTCGGCACGGCCAAGGTGCCCGTGCACGATCCTCCCACTTTCAAGGCCCTGCTTAAGGACATCATGGCAGGATTCAAGCAAGCCACGCAAAAAGGCCCCTTGCCCCTTCGCGTCTACGGCACGGCCATCACGTCCACCGCGACCCACAATGTGGGGGCGTATCCAACACGCAACTTTCAGCAAGGCACCTTTGAGCACTGGAAGGACATCGGAGGAGAAGTCCTCACGGAAAAATACCTGGTGCGCACTAAATCCTGTTACAGCTGCCCCATTGCCTGTGGGCGGGTGACTCGAGTGGCCGAAGGGCCATTTCAGGGAGAAGGTGAAGGCCCTGAATACGAGACCGTGTACGCCTTGGGCAGCAATTGCGGTGTGCGCGACTTTGCGGCCGTCATCAAGGCCAACTATATCTGCAACGAAATGGGCATGGACACCATTTCCGCCGGCGCCACCATCGCCTGCGCCATGGAAATGTACGAACGCGGCATTTTGGATGAACGCACCATCGGACGGCCTCTGCCCTTTGGCGATGCGGAGGCTTTGGTGGACATGGTCCAAAAGACGGCGCTTCGCGAAGGCTTTGGCAACGAACTGGCCGAAGGCAGTCTGCGACTGGCCCGTCGCTACGGTTGTCCTGAACTGGCCATGGTGTCCAAAGGGCAGGAATTTGCCGGGTATGAACCTCGAGCGGAAAAGGGCATGGGCCTGGCTTATGCCACATCGCCCATCGGGGCAAGCCACATGCGAGGCGACCCGGCTTACATCGAAATTCTCGGCGTGCCCGTCCTGGTGGATCCCTTGACGTGGGAAGACAAGCCTCAAATTGTCAAGGACTGGCAGGATGTCTTTGCCCTCATCGATTCCGCCGGCCTATGCGTGTTCTTTTCCGTGCGAAATCTGGTGAGCAAAACCACAGACATTCGGCCCGTGCGCATTATGGAACTTCTCAACGCCGTCACCGGAGCCGACTACACCCTGAAAACCCTTATGGATGCCGCCGAACGCATTATCAACACGGAACGGCTGTTCTTGGTGAAAGCCGGGTTTGACGCCAAGGATGACAGCTTGCCGCCCCGCATGACCCACGAACCTATGCCTGTGGGGCCGGCTCAAGGCCATGTGTGCGAATTGGACAAAATGCTTCCCATCTACTACCGGTTGCGGGGTTGGGACAGTTCCGGACGTCCGACGAGGGAACTTTTGCAGCGCCTTGGCCTCGCCGATGCCTAG
- the cooS gene encoding anaerobic carbon-monoxide dehydrogenase catalytic subunit, translating into MLLTKAEIEARTITEDGQVFLQKAAQDGLETVWDRYQAQKPQCGFCELGLSCRNCSMGPCRIDPFGEGPQRGVCGADADIIVARNLGRMIAAGAASHSDHGRDLVEVLRKVGEGHAPGYTIRSEEKLKKVAAEFGIAADGKTPADLAVELAHAMEEEFGTRKKALTFLGRVPEKRRAIWDKLGITPRGIDRETSEMMHRTHMGVDNDWQSLLLHGLRNALSDGWGGSFIATEVSDILFGIPQPVPSEVNLGVLKENQVNIVLHGHNPIVSEMIYEAAQDPELLALASEKGAEGINLAGLCCTGNELLMRRGIPMAGNHLMTELALSTGLVDMMIVDYQCIMPALGEIATCYHTLMISTSDKAKFPHMAHHEFHPETAQSKARELVRMAVENYERRLPAKVLPAPNTPTRMMAGFSVEAILGALGGSPAPLIEAIKSGAVQGAVGVVGCNNPKIRQDFGHVTLTRHLIENDILVVDTGCAAVAHAKAGLKVPEAAALAGPGLQQVCKSLGIPPVLHMGSCVDNVRILDLAAALANALGTDISDLPLAAAAPEWYSEKAVSIACYAVASGIFTVLGTPPPIFGSPKIVKLLTEDIEGLLGASFAVEPDPEKAAARIEQHIRQKRKALGL; encoded by the coding sequence ATGTTGCTCACGAAGGCGGAGATCGAGGCGCGAACCATCACAGAAGACGGGCAGGTGTTTCTTCAAAAGGCCGCGCAAGACGGCCTAGAAACGGTCTGGGACCGTTACCAGGCGCAAAAGCCTCAGTGCGGCTTTTGTGAACTGGGCCTCAGCTGCCGCAACTGTTCCATGGGACCCTGTCGCATCGACCCCTTTGGAGAAGGGCCGCAGCGTGGGGTGTGTGGTGCCGATGCGGATATCATTGTGGCACGCAATCTCGGACGCATGATCGCGGCGGGTGCGGCTTCCCATTCCGATCACGGTCGAGACCTCGTGGAAGTGCTTCGAAAAGTGGGCGAAGGCCACGCTCCCGGCTACACCATTCGCAGTGAGGAAAAGCTCAAGAAGGTGGCGGCCGAATTCGGCATCGCTGCCGACGGCAAAACACCGGCTGATTTGGCCGTCGAACTGGCCCATGCCATGGAAGAGGAATTCGGCACGCGCAAGAAGGCCTTGACGTTTCTGGGCAGAGTGCCGGAAAAGCGCCGAGCTATCTGGGACAAACTGGGCATCACGCCTCGAGGCATTGACCGGGAAACCTCGGAAATGATGCACCGCACGCACATGGGCGTGGACAACGACTGGCAGAGCCTTCTGCTGCACGGGTTGCGCAACGCCCTTTCCGACGGTTGGGGCGGATCCTTCATCGCCACGGAAGTGTCCGACATTCTTTTCGGCATTCCGCAGCCCGTACCATCGGAAGTGAATCTGGGCGTCCTCAAAGAAAACCAGGTGAACATTGTTCTGCATGGCCACAATCCCATTGTGTCCGAAATGATCTACGAAGCGGCTCAGGATCCCGAGCTTTTGGCCTTAGCGTCCGAAAAAGGGGCAGAGGGCATCAATCTGGCCGGTCTGTGTTGCACGGGAAACGAACTGCTCATGCGCCGAGGCATTCCCATGGCCGGCAACCACCTCATGACGGAACTGGCCCTGAGCACGGGTCTGGTGGACATGATGATTGTGGACTATCAGTGCATCATGCCGGCGCTCGGAGAAATCGCCACCTGCTATCACACGCTCATGATCTCCACGAGCGATAAGGCTAAGTTTCCACACATGGCGCACCATGAATTCCATCCGGAAACGGCGCAGAGCAAAGCTCGGGAATTGGTGCGCATGGCCGTGGAAAATTATGAGCGTCGCCTTCCCGCCAAAGTCCTTCCGGCACCCAACACGCCCACGCGCATGATGGCCGGCTTCAGTGTAGAAGCCATCTTGGGTGCGCTGGGAGGCAGTCCCGCCCCTCTGATCGAGGCCATCAAGTCCGGTGCCGTGCAAGGCGCGGTGGGCGTCGTGGGCTGCAACAACCCAAAGATTCGTCAAGACTTCGGCCATGTGACGCTGACCCGGCACCTCATTGAAAACGACATTTTGGTGGTGGACACGGGCTGCGCCGCCGTAGCCCATGCCAAAGCAGGCCTCAAGGTTCCGGAAGCCGCGGCGCTTGCCGGGCCGGGTTTGCAACAGGTGTGCAAGTCGCTCGGCATTCCGCCGGTCCTACACATGGGTTCCTGCGTCGACAATGTGCGCATATTGGATCTGGCTGCGGCCCTGGCCAACGCCCTGGGGACCGACATTTCGGATCTTCCCCTGGCAGCCGCGGCGCCGGAATGGTATTCGGAAAAGGCGGTGTCCATCGCCTGCTATGCGGTGGCTTCGGGCATCTTCACGGTGCTGGGCACGCCACCACCCATTTTCGGCAGCCCCAAGATCGTCAAACTGCTCACAGAAGACATCGAAGGCCTCCTGGGAGCTTCTTTTGCCGTGGAACCCGACCCGGAAAAGGCCGCGGCGCGCATCGAGCAGCACATTCGGCAAAAGAGAAAAGCTTTGGGCCTGTGA
- a CDS encoding ABC transporter ATP-binding protein — MIDVQDVHVYIGENKILQGLSLHMHAQETVAVVGANGAGKTTLIRTLMGLLKPAQGTVRVNGTDIAPLPPHEVVRLGLACVPEGRRVFKDLTVRENLEMGAYRKEARPFMAESMDHVTTMFPILRRRWHQRAGTLSGGEQQMLAIGRALMARPKILLIDELSLGLAPLIVKEIFEQLREIRRSMAVLLVEQNVEMTLKHSDRAYVMETGRITRQGLSAELLHDPKIREAYLGL; from the coding sequence ATGATTGATGTTCAAGACGTTCACGTCTATATCGGAGAAAACAAAATTCTACAGGGCCTCTCTCTTCATATGCACGCTCAGGAAACGGTGGCCGTGGTGGGAGCCAACGGGGCCGGGAAAACCACCCTCATTCGCACCCTCATGGGCCTTTTGAAACCCGCGCAGGGCACCGTGCGGGTGAACGGCACCGACATCGCACCCCTGCCCCCTCACGAGGTGGTGCGCCTCGGTCTGGCCTGCGTGCCGGAAGGGCGCCGCGTGTTCAAGGACTTGACAGTTCGAGAAAACCTGGAAATGGGAGCGTATCGTAAGGAAGCGCGGCCTTTCATGGCCGAATCGATGGATCACGTGACGACCATGTTTCCCATTTTGCGACGCCGCTGGCATCAGAGAGCCGGCACTCTTTCCGGAGGAGAACAGCAGATGCTGGCCATCGGCCGAGCCCTCATGGCTAGGCCAAAAATTCTGTTGATCGACGAACTGTCCCTGGGGCTCGCTCCTTTGATCGTGAAGGAAATCTTTGAGCAGCTTCGAGAGATTCGTCGGTCCATGGCCGTGCTTCTCGTGGAACAAAATGTGGAAATGACTTTGAAGCACAGCGACCGCGCCTACGTCATGGAAACGGGCCGCATCACACGCCAAGGCCTTTCGGCGGAACTGCTTCATGACCCCAAGATTCGAGAGGCCTATCTGGGGCTCTGA
- the fdhF gene encoding formate dehydrogenase subunit alpha — translation MKTLTTTARTVCPYCAVGCHLDLVVENGRVRGLDYAVNSPVNAGRLCARGHAALEILTHPERLTRPRQRAAYGWTTVSWNEALDAAAENIQRILSSHGPQALAFLTTAKGTNEENYLIQKLARTLGTHNVDHCARLCHASTLTGLGPMLGMGAATNPLSDLARSHCLFFVGSNLAENHPVAFRWVQEAKDAGAKIVVADPRRTPTAWIADLYLPVRPGTDLALLAAMLHVIFRDGLQNSPFMAQRTSGVEALRASVSRTDPSWAAPITGVPARDIVRAAHLYAKAPRAALIYCMGVTQHALGTETVRACADLALVTGHIGTQGTGLYPVRGQDNVQGACDMGALSGFLPGYRPVTDPQARRFFEEAWGIPKGTLPAASGLTVTDIEQEAGKSIRGVIAVGENPLVTSPNTGRIREALQRLDFFMVMDLFLTETAELAHLVLPAAAWAEKSGSRTNTDRRVQWSPQVVPPPGQAHPDGQMVIELAHRLGLGRYFSYDGPEAVLEEIRRVVPTYAGITAQRLRAHHEGIPWPCLDDTHPGTPVLYENRFATEDGRARLYPLEFGALPEVPDANYPYCLTTGRGKLHYNSGAMTRRTTSLMARAPHLVVELHPEDAEREGFRPEEPVWVVSRRGTVKARVHVTQAIRPGIVFLPFHFPDANRLTQDVLDPWAKIPEYKSASCRLEKVTRE, via the coding sequence ATGAAAACCTTGACGACCACCGCGCGCACCGTCTGTCCCTATTGTGCGGTTGGGTGCCATCTGGATCTGGTCGTGGAAAACGGCCGCGTTCGCGGTTTGGACTACGCCGTGAACTCTCCCGTGAACGCCGGCCGTCTTTGCGCCCGCGGCCATGCCGCATTGGAAATTCTCACCCATCCTGAGCGCCTGACGCGTCCACGACAGCGGGCCGCATACGGCTGGACGACCGTATCGTGGAACGAGGCCTTGGATGCGGCGGCTGAAAATATCCAGCGTATCCTTTCCTCCCATGGCCCCCAAGCGCTGGCTTTTTTGACCACAGCCAAGGGAACCAACGAAGAAAATTACCTCATTCAAAAGCTGGCGCGAACCCTCGGTACGCACAACGTGGACCACTGTGCTCGCCTGTGCCATGCCAGCACCTTGACAGGACTCGGCCCCATGCTGGGTATGGGTGCCGCCACCAATCCCCTGAGTGATCTCGCCCGGTCTCATTGCCTCTTTTTCGTGGGATCCAATCTGGCCGAAAATCATCCGGTGGCCTTTCGGTGGGTGCAGGAGGCCAAGGATGCGGGAGCGAAAATCGTCGTGGCCGATCCGCGGCGAACCCCCACCGCCTGGATCGCCGACCTTTACCTGCCAGTGCGGCCCGGTACCGATCTCGCGCTCCTTGCCGCCATGCTGCATGTGATCTTTCGCGACGGTCTGCAGAACAGCCCCTTCATGGCGCAAAGAACCTCGGGAGTGGAGGCTCTGCGCGCGTCGGTGTCTCGAACGGATCCGTCCTGGGCCGCCCCCATCACCGGCGTGCCGGCTCGAGACATCGTGCGAGCGGCACACCTCTATGCCAAGGCCCCACGAGCGGCCCTCATCTACTGCATGGGGGTCACGCAGCACGCTTTGGGCACGGAAACCGTGCGCGCCTGCGCCGATCTGGCTCTGGTCACCGGCCACATAGGCACGCAGGGCACGGGACTCTATCCTGTGCGCGGCCAGGACAACGTGCAAGGGGCCTGCGATATGGGAGCGCTGAGCGGCTTTCTGCCCGGGTATCGGCCCGTGACGGATCCTCAGGCGCGACGCTTTTTTGAAGAAGCCTGGGGAATTCCCAAGGGAACCCTTCCCGCTGCGTCAGGGCTCACGGTGACCGACATAGAACAGGAGGCCGGAAAAAGCATTCGCGGCGTGATCGCCGTAGGAGAAAACCCCCTGGTCACCAGTCCCAACACCGGCAGAATTCGAGAAGCCCTTCAGCGTCTAGACTTTTTTATGGTCATGGATCTATTTCTCACGGAAACTGCCGAACTCGCCCACCTGGTGCTGCCAGCCGCGGCCTGGGCGGAAAAAAGCGGGTCCCGTACCAACACGGATCGTCGAGTTCAGTGGTCGCCGCAAGTTGTCCCCCCTCCCGGACAAGCCCACCCGGACGGCCAGATGGTCATCGAACTGGCCCATCGGTTGGGGCTCGGCCGATATTTTTCCTACGACGGTCCGGAAGCCGTGTTGGAAGAAATCCGCCGTGTGGTCCCCACCTACGCAGGAATCACGGCTCAGAGGCTGCGCGCACACCATGAGGGCATTCCCTGGCCGTGTCTCGACGACACCCATCCCGGCACCCCGGTGCTCTATGAAAACCGATTTGCCACCGAAGACGGCCGTGCACGACTTTATCCCCTAGAGTTTGGTGCATTGCCCGAAGTGCCCGATGCCAATTACCCCTATTGCCTCACAACTGGCCGAGGAAAACTGCACTACAACAGCGGCGCCATGACACGTCGAACCACAAGCCTCATGGCTCGAGCACCACATCTGGTCGTGGAGCTGCACCCCGAAGACGCCGAGCGGGAAGGTTTCAGGCCGGAAGAGCCGGTATGGGTTGTGAGCCGCCGCGGCACCGTGAAAGCGCGCGTGCATGTCACCCAAGCCATTCGGCCCGGGATCGTTTTCCTTCCTTTTCATTTTCCCGACGCCAACCGACTGACTCAGGACGTTCTGGACCCTTGGGCCAAAATTCCCGAATACAAGTCAGCTTCCTGTCGGCTGGAAAAAGTGACGAGGGAATGA
- a CDS encoding ABC transporter ATP-binding protein C-terminal domain-containing protein, giving the protein MAFGWNLLPAVVNDPRVIEAYLGEADD; this is encoded by the coding sequence ATGGCTTTCGGTTGGAACCTTTTGCCAGCCGTCGTGAACGACCCGCGCGTCATTGAAGCCTATTTGGGGGAAGCGGATGATTGA
- a CDS encoding 4Fe-4S dicluster domain-containing protein: MNPYLYVDFQRCTACFACESACEIAHGSPSRIHLAFAQGLPTPLMCRQCENSPCAAVCPEQALAWKEGDGVVFFEDRCTRCGWCAVACPFGVLTVTPFGSEGLLKCDLCRSRREEGKRPACVLTCPTSAISDEPSKVLQRRRRRQPLATTLKTSKAHSGPSVRIAGFDGTVQSFQRNRT; this comes from the coding sequence ATGAACCCTTACCTTTACGTGGACTTTCAGCGCTGCACGGCGTGTTTCGCCTGTGAAAGCGCATGCGAAATCGCCCATGGAAGCCCTTCAAGGATTCATTTGGCCTTTGCGCAAGGTCTACCTACACCTCTTATGTGCCGCCAATGCGAAAACAGCCCGTGCGCCGCCGTGTGTCCTGAACAGGCCCTTGCCTGGAAAGAAGGAGACGGCGTGGTGTTCTTTGAAGACCGATGCACGCGATGCGGTTGGTGCGCCGTCGCCTGCCCTTTCGGGGTGCTGACCGTCACGCCCTTTGGTTCGGAAGGTCTCCTCAAATGCGACCTGTGCCGCAGCCGCCGTGAGGAAGGCAAACGCCCGGCCTGCGTGCTCACGTGCCCTACCTCCGCCATCAGCGACGAGCCCTCAAAGGTTTTGCAGCGACGTCGCCGACGTCAACCCCTGGCCACGACCTTGAAAACCAGCAAAGCACACTCCGGCCCCTCGGTTCGCATCGCGGGTTTCGATGGAACGGTGCAGAGCTTTCAAAGGAACCGGACATGA
- a CDS encoding MoaD/ThiS family protein, which yields MKIRVESFASYRDYTRALPEDKSMEVPQGTSVAQVLAMLGVPEDAPRIVLVNGRARPSETVLAAGDHLVFFPPLEGG from the coding sequence ATGAAGATTCGGGTTGAAAGCTTTGCCAGTTATCGAGATTATACGCGGGCGCTGCCCGAGGACAAGTCCATGGAAGTGCCCCAAGGGACCAGCGTGGCTCAGGTCTTGGCCATGCTGGGCGTGCCCGAAGACGCTCCCAGGATTGTTCTCGTCAACGGCCGAGCGCGCCCTTCGGAAACGGTCTTGGCCGCCGGGGACCATCTTGTGTTTTTTCCCCCTTTGGAAGGCGGCTGA